Below is a window of Fibrobacter sp. UWB11 DNA.
TTCATGGCAAACTTGGTGCTTATGTCATGCCGAATTTGGCTTTGCATGCGAACATGGGTTTTGTTACGTATTCCGATTTTCGAGAAGCCCGTTATGGACTCTCGATGTATGTGGATCATGATTTTTACGTGTTGAGTTCTGTTTTTGTCGGTGCTGGTGCCACGTATTATGTGCCGGGATGGAATAACGTTTATTTCAGCGGGGCTTTCGGAATGACTGGTTATAGGCTCAATTGCCGCAAGTATTCCGGGAATACGGGGCTCCATGCTTTTAGTTTCGATGTCGAAGCCGGCAAGGACTGGTGGGTGAGCGAACACGTTGGTTTAGGGGTGTCGCTCGCGTTCAATTCCCACGAGTATTGGTCCGATGATGATGGCGTATTCCGCTCGTCTTCTGTGATGCTCTTGTTCTCGGTAACGCTGAATTAAAAATGCCGGCTTTTATAGCCGGCGTGTAATTTAAATGGAGATTCTTGCTCAAAGAGGAATGACAGCTTTCCTATCTCTCCAGCTTGAAGTAGACTGCCGCAAGAGGCGGAAGCTTGATGTTTAAGCTGCACTGGCGATTCTGCCACGGAATGTCTTGCGTCCAGACTTCACCGAGATTACCGACGTTAGATCCGCCGAACATGGCTGCATCAGTGTTGAAAATTTCTTTCCAAGCACCGCGAGCAGGAGCGCCCAGGCGGTAATCGTTACGGACAACCGGCGTAAAGTTGAATACGCACAAAATCATGTTGCCGTGGTCATCTTTACGGACAAAGCTTACGATGGAATTGTCGGCATCGTCGCACCAGATCCATTCAAAGCCGGTGTAGTAATGGTCGATTTCCCACAGCGGAGCATTTTCCTTGTAGATGTGGTTCAAGACCTTCATCATTTCGAGGAGCTTGCCGTGGCTATCCCAGCTGACCAAGTGCCAGTCGAGCGAACGCTTTTCGTTCCATTCGCGGAACTGACCGAATTCGTTGCCCATGAAGTTGAGCTTCTTGCCCGGGTGTGCGTACTGGAAAGCGTAGGTGAGGCGGAGGTTTGCAAACTTCTGCCAGTTGTCGCCAGGCATCTTGCCGAGCATGGAGCCCTTGCCGTGCACCACTTCGTCATGGCTGAAAACTTGTATGAAATTTTCAGAATAAGCGTAGACCATGCTGAATGTAAGCTGGTTGTGGTGGTACTTGCGGTGGATCGGTTCGTGCTGGATGTAGCTCAAGAAGTCGTTCATCCAGCCCATGTTCCACTTGTAGTGGAAGCCGAGACCGCCCTGCTCTGGCGGGCGAGTGATGCTCGGGAAGCTTGTCGATTCTTCGGCGATGAGAATTGCATGCGGGGTCAAGCGGCCCATGATGCTGTTTAAGTGCTTCAGGAATTCGAGCGTGTCGTAGTTGATGTTGCCGCCGTCCTTGTTCGGCACCCATTCGCCCGGACCCTTACCGTAATCGAGGTAGAGCATAGATGCCACTGCATCGACGCGGAGACCGTCGCAGTGGAACTCCTTGAGCCAGTACATGGCGTTAGCAATAAGGAAGTTCTTGACTTCGTTACGGCCGAGGTTAAAGATGTATGTGCCCCAGTGCGGGTGTTCGCCCTGACGCGGGTCGGCGTGCTCGTAGCAGGCGGTGCCGTCGAAACGTCCGAGTGCGTGTGCATCCTTCGGGAAGTGTGCCGGAACCCAGTCCAAGATCACACCGATTTCGTTCTGGTGGCAAAGGTCCACAAAGTGACGGAACTGGTCCGGTGTACCGTAACGGCTTGTCGGTGAATAGTAGCCGGTCACCTGGTAGCCCCAGGATTCATCGAGCGGGTGTTCTGCAAGCGGCAAGAATTCCACGTGCGTATAGCCCATTTCCTTGAGGTACGGGATGAGGCGTTCAGAGAGTTCGTCCCAGTTGAGGAATCTATCCGGATTGGACGGGTCTCTGCGCCAGGAGCCTGCATGGACTTCGTAAATGTTCATCGGCGAACCGAAGACCTTTGTTGCCCAGTGCGTCTTCATGTAAAGATCGTCGCCCCATTCATAACCATCGAGGTGAGTCGTGATGGATGCCGTTGCCGGGCGGACTTCAGCGAGCTTTGCGAGCGGGTCCACTTTTACGTGAAGCTGGCCATCGGCTCCGTGAATTTCAAAACGGTAGAGTTCGCCTTCGCCAAGGTTTGGAATGAAGATTTCCCAAATGCCGCTAGAACCGAGCATGCGCATTTGGTGACGGCGTCCGTCCCAGCTGTTGAAGTTGCCGACGACAGAAACGGCGCGAGCGTTCGGAGCCCATACTGCAAAATGGATTCCCTTGAAGCCTTGGTGTTCGACGATGTTGGCGCCCAGCTTGCGATAAAGCTCGTAATGCGTGCCTGTTGCAATCAGGTGGCGGTCAAATTCGCTAAGTACAGGAAGGAATGCGTACGGATCCGTGAGCGTGTACTCGTTGCCGTCTCCTTGGCGGATAATCAAATTGTAAAAGAACGGTTCGAATTCCTTATCGAGGATGGCTTCGAAAAATCCTGTGTCACCCAGTTTTACAAAGTCGAATTCTTCGGTGCCGTCGCAAGTTTCACCGCGGACAAAGCTTGCTTGCGGCTGGTAGGTGCGGATAACAGTCTTTATTCCACGGTCTGTTTCGAGCGGATGAATGCCCAAAATCGAAAACGGGTCCTTAGTCTTGAAGTCCCAGATTGCCTGCATGTTTTCTGCAGTGAGGCTGGTAAAATCATTCCATTCCATATATGATCTCACTTAAAGTTTTTATCGAATTGAAAAATAACATAAAATGGGGTTGTTATGCGAATAATTGCAATAAAAACCGTAATATTTGGATTTTTATTACATTTGTAGCAAACGGAGGCATATAATGGCTGTTGCAATGGAAGAAAATGAGAACCCGGTGAAGTTTGAAAAGCTTTTTAAGGTTACTCCCGAAATGATTGATGAAAATAAGCACATGAACAACGTTTGGGCGGTACAGTGGGTCCAGGATATTTCGATAGCTCATTCTGATTCCGTTGGTGCAACGGATGTGATGTATCAGTTAGGTTGCGGTTGGATGATTCACACGCAGTTCGTGGAATACAAGAATCAGGCATTCTTGGGTGATGAAATCCGTGGAACTACATGGGTTGCTAGTTACAGTAAAGTGATGAGCGTCCGCAAGTGCCGCTTTGAACGCGTCTCCGATGGCAAGGTCGTTTTCGAATCCGAAACGCAGTGGGTCCTCATGGATATGAAAAAGGGACGGCCATTCGCCATCCCGCAAGAAATCAAGGATAGATTCCAAGTCAAGTAATTTTAGAATCCAATACTTGCTTGGACCATGTAAATTCTGTTCTCGTCTTGACCGGTGTAATATCCGCGTTCTTCGCCCCATGTAGCGGCTTCAATCGAGAAGAATCTCAGGAATTCAACTCCGATACCTGCTGAGGGGTAACCGCCTCTGAAACCGCCTGCAATGCGCAAGACGAGGAATCGTATCTCGTTGTTGAGGCCTGGGTATGCCGCAAGAGTCTGTTCCAGTTCAAAACCGAAGTTCAGGTGCGTAAAGAACTTGTAGTTTCGTTCGTTATTGAACATGTCGGCAAAGTCTACGGCAACGTTGAACTTGCGTCCAAAACCGGTGTTGCTGTTCATGAATCTCGGGCTGTAGTTTGCACCGATGGTAAAGTTCGGAATGAGCGTTTCGCCTGCAAGAGACTTGAAGTAAATGTCGCGCAAAGATGCACCGAAGCGGATCTCGCGGTTGAACTGGTAAAGCACGCCCAAGTCTAGGCCAAACGAGAACGTCTTGGAATCAAAGAAATCATCTGTCGCATCGCCCAATTGGTCTTTAAGGGTGTCTGCAATGGTGTTGTAGTTCGCAAGGCCCAGTGTTACCATGTTCGTCTTGTGGCGCTTGACGATCTTGCCTCCCAAGCCAACGGAAAGTTGATTGGGAATGATTTCGTAGGCTCCACCCATCTGCGCGACTGCATCGATAATGAATGTGTCAACGACGACATAGGGGAGGATGATGCCTGCATCAATGTATGGTGCAACGCTTCCGTTCATCCAGAACGCTGCTCCGAAATTGTGGAACGCAAGTTCAGCATCAAACTTCACTCTCGCTTCCAACGCCTTATGGTCGTATGAAGAGATAGTCTTGACGTACTTCGGATTTTTGACAAGTGAATCGAGAATTGCACTTGTTTTACTTGAAACTTGAGGATGCGTTGGGGTTATTCTGTTGGCTTCGTCTTGAGCCCTTCGGTACAGGTCCTGAACGTCTTTGACATCGCCATACGTTGAAAGGAATGCGAAGATATCACCTGCGCCACCGAAGGTGACTCGCATGTCGCCGATCCAGTTGCGCGGATAATAACCTTGTTCCGGTCGCTTTTCGAAATTGCCGAGTTTGTTAATTTGAGTTAAGCCTGCGTAGTTGTAGTGGAGAGCTTCTTTGTCATCTACAACGGCAACGTGTGCACCACCCATGGATTCTGCGCGGAGCGAAAAGTGCGTTGGCGATTTTGCTGAAACGATTCCGATAGCACAAGCGAAAATTGCAAGTATTGATAGTTTATTCATTTTACAATTCTCCCTTCGAACCACTGGAGGAATTGTTCTTCAGTGTAGTATTTCCAGCATCCGCCGACCATTTCTTTACGCTTTTGCAAGTTGTATTTAATGTTGTTCACATTGGTATCGTTGCGGATAAGTTCCTTATTTTTGATCTTTTCGTCAAGATCTTTTCCGGGGAATGATAAATCAATGGCGAACTTGAGCAGATGGTTGTCAAGAGAATCTCGCATATTCGGGTCTCTATAAACGTAATGCCATTCCGATTCGTCTAAAGGTTGCCAGTATTCTTCGGGTAAGGATCTATCGGCAGGGCCAAACGTACCGTCCATGTTGATATCGACCGATTGGTAACTCCCAATAAACTTGAGTGTGTCGACTTGGGCTTTGGTGAGGTCGTATGTTTTCGGGTCCATTCCTTGTGCGACGAGTTCTGCGTAGTTTTGAGGTCTTTTCACTAAGACAACGGTGCGGTAATCGCGAGCATCTTCATCGACTTCTCCATCACCGTCGTTATCGTAATTGTCGACAACTTCTTCGTCTACACAACCGTCACCATCATCATCGATGTGGTTTCCGAATTTGAAGAACACGTCGTTGCGGTCTTCTCCAACGGTTTGGGCTCTGTCGTTCAGTTCAATGACTGTATTTGCAAGACCGACGGAAATGTCTGCATAATCTTCGTCGTTAAATGCATCTCGTGTGGAGTCGGGGAGGTATGCCTTGATAATTTCGGCAGCGCTTTCTGGCGAGGCTTTTATGGCTTCGGCGGCTGCAGCCATGTCGTTGAGGAACGGCTTGAGGCTGTCTCCGAGATCGTTGAGCGTATTGAGGTTCACCATCATACCGGCATTGTCGGCCGAGACAACGTTCGTGAGTTGGGTATGGACGTTCCTGATGCGGAGGGCAGCCTTGGTGAGCTGGAGGATGGTGTAGCTGTCTGCGATGGTGCTGAATCGAACTTTCTTGTCGGTTCTGTCGGTTGTGTCGCGGGCAATAAATTTGTCTAGGTAGAACAAGACGGAATCGATTCCTCTCGAAATGCTATCGGCTTTCGCATCGCTCATGTCGAGAAATCCGTTAGAACTCTTGCCGTCTTTTTCAGTCTTTTGCGCTAAAGAGGCGAGCTCGAAAACATTAAGCCCATCTTGAGTCTTCAGGACGGATTTTGAAAGCCCGATCCAAGCCTCGGAATTGCCCGAGTCTGCACGTATAGCTTTGTTGAAAAATTTGCGTGCTGAATCGTAGTTCGACTTCTGGAACTCCAGGTAGCCATCTCGAGTGAGGGCCGCTGAATCGTCACTTTCGGCATCGCGGCTGCCTGTCGGGTGGAACAGATTGCAACCTGCAACGCAAAGAGTCAATGCGATGGCTGCAGACCTCATCCATTTGCCTTGCGAAATTTTTCTCATAATGCCAGTCCTGAAAGAATATTTTTTCATTACTCCGTACAATAAAATAACTTCATTCTTACAAAAATGAATAATCAGCTTTTTTTTATTGCGCGTTTTTTTACGGTAATCTCGTAAAAAAATATATTTGCGCTCGATGAATGCTTATAAAGAGTATTTTCCGACCAAGGCCTACCGCATTGCCGAAATGCGGCTGTCCACTCTGCTTAGAGTGGAACGGGATAGGCTTGATGCGATTGCCGCGTCGCTTGGGCGCGAGTCTGCGATTGGTCCCGATAATTTGCGGGAGCAGTTGCCCGAAATACTCAAGTTTACTGAAGCGTATCATACGGCTTATGACCTGTATTTAAAGGCTGTGCTTGTCCAACAGCCGCGACCCATCCAGTGTAGGCCTGCTTGTGGAAATTGTTGCCACCATTACCCGATGTCGGTGGAACCTTTTGAACTGATTTTCATGTACAGCGAGCTCCGCAAGAGGGACGACCTCTTGTCCTTGATGGAGGCTTGTCAAATGCGTTCGGACAAATTTGAATCGCTTTTTGAATCTCGCAAGGAAGAAGGTTTTTCTGAAGATGATGCCGAAGATAAGGCGCTGCATGACTATTTTTCGTGGTGGCGTTCTTGCCCGTTTTCGGATATGGCGGGGGATTGTACGGTCTACCCGTTGCGGACGGTTTCTTGCCGCATGTATTTTAGCGAGACTGATCCGCAGTATTGCACGCCCGATATGCTCCAGACCGAAAAAAACGATAGCTATATAGTTTATATGCCAGATGTTGTTGAAGATGCCGTTTATGGTATCTCGGAACATTATGCAGCGCTAGAACTGCCGGAGAGTTTTTTTGGCGGTCTTCTTGCGCTAAATGGCTATGAAGGAGTCTTGGGCGCGTGAACCAGAATGATGGCCAATTGGATTTGTTCGGATTTGTTCCGACAGAAACACCGCCCGAAGTCAAGGCTCCGTCGCCGGATTGTTCTGCCAATGGCCTGGTGCATTTTAAATACAATCCACTGTTGAAAAAGAGCATTCGCTGTAAAGGCGGGTTCTTGTTTGGCCATCCGGAGGTTTTGCTGCCTGCGTATATGAAGGCTCCTGAGTTTGCCGCAGCTCGTGAACTTGCGGCTGAATGGGCTGAACATGCGGTGCGTCGCAAAACGCAGAAGAACAAGGCGGCCATCAGGGATTTGGTAAATCGTTTTTGGCAGGCTGTTGACCAAATTTTTACAGATAAAGGCGAGGCTCCTCTTGCAAGCAAGGGCCGTTTACCGCCAATCCGACCGCAAGGGAAACATCACAATTTGACGGATGTGCTCGCTGCCATTAACAACACTTATTTTGATGGAACGCTCACATGCCGTATCACATGGAGTAATCGAGTAGGGGGCTTAAGCTTCCATTCGGTGCGTAAAGATCCGGTGACCGGCGAAAGTTTCCATCTGATTAGCATTAGCCGCGGGTACGATGCTGCCAATTGTCCTTTATACGCAATTGCGGGCGTTGTTTATCATGAATGTTTGCATATCGTGATTCCGGTCGAAGAACGCCAAGGGCGTCGTGTTGTTCACGGTCGCGAGTTCCGCCAGCGCGAAAAACGTTATATCTACTACGATGAATGGATCAAGTGGCACAAGGAAGTGCTACCGCATAATATCCGTGCCATGCGCCACCACAAGGCTCTGTAGCAATTACGAATTCGGAATGTGGAATTCGGAGTTGAAATAATCGCGGCAAAGCCGCCAAATGCGCTAATTGAAAATGTTCTGTATATTCTGGAACAGGCGGCTTAACACTCCGGTGGAATCGCTGATTTTTTCGAGTGCATGCTGCGGCGTGTGTACCACAATTACAGATTCGTTCTTGTCGTAAGGAATCGAAAAGTCAATAGAATTGCTGCGTTCTTCAGTGATGCTCATTGCCGCAATGCAAAGGTCCGTCTTTTCGTTTACGAGGGACGGAATCAGAACGTCGAAGTTCATGTCGGCAAACTTGATGTTCTTGTTGAGCATCTTGCCGATCGTGTACATGATATCGATGTCGATGCCCGAAAGTTCGCCCCATTGGTAAAATTCATAAGGGGCATACAGGGCTTCTGTGCCGACAATTAGTGTGTCGTTTCCGATCCAGTCCTGTTGCATGACTCTTACGGCAGATTTATTCTTAGACCATTTCTCCTTGATTCGCCTGATTTCGCCTTTCTTTTGCAAAACACTGATGCTCGAATCGATCCTTGCCTTGAGCGGACTATTTTTCCTTATGGCGATTCCGAATTCGTCTTTGTTCAAACGGTCTTTTAAAATGGAAAAGTCTGAATGGTTCTTGAGGATTGTTTCTGCTACTGAATAGTCTACGGCGATAGCGTCGATAGTTCTTTGTTCTAGAGCCTTTGTCATTTCGGGAATGTGCGCGAAGTACTGGATGCGCGGAAGCTTGATCAGCTGCTGGACTTGCTCATCAAGAGTTGTTCCTGTTTGAACACCCACAAACTTTCCGGACAAGTCGGCTAGCTTGTATATTTCATCGGGCTTTTTCGGCTCGAGATAAGTCATTTTAGGTACTTTGCTTAAAGACTCTTCTTTATTGAAGTTGTCCTGGCGGACAGCAAATGCTGTTTTTCCGATGTAATAGGGCTT
It encodes the following:
- the glgB gene encoding 1,4-alpha-glucan branching protein GlgB; amino-acid sequence: MEWNDFTSLTAENMQAIWDFKTKDPFSILGIHPLETDRGIKTVIRTYQPQASFVRGETCDGTEEFDFVKLGDTGFFEAILDKEFEPFFYNLIIRQGDGNEYTLTDPYAFLPVLSEFDRHLIATGTHYELYRKLGANIVEHQGFKGIHFAVWAPNARAVSVVGNFNSWDGRRHQMRMLGSSGIWEIFIPNLGEGELYRFEIHGADGQLHVKVDPLAKLAEVRPATASITTHLDGYEWGDDLYMKTHWATKVFGSPMNIYEVHAGSWRRDPSNPDRFLNWDELSERLIPYLKEMGYTHVEFLPLAEHPLDESWGYQVTGYYSPTSRYGTPDQFRHFVDLCHQNEIGVILDWVPAHFPKDAHALGRFDGTACYEHADPRQGEHPHWGTYIFNLGRNEVKNFLIANAMYWLKEFHCDGLRVDAVASMLYLDYGKGPGEWVPNKDGGNINYDTLEFLKHLNSIMGRLTPHAILIAEESTSFPSITRPPEQGGLGFHYKWNMGWMNDFLSYIQHEPIHRKYHHNQLTFSMVYAYSENFIQVFSHDEVVHGKGSMLGKMPGDNWQKFANLRLTYAFQYAHPGKKLNFMGNEFGQFREWNEKRSLDWHLVSWDSHGKLLEMMKVLNHIYKENAPLWEIDHYYTGFEWIWCDDADNSIVSFVRKDDHGNMILCVFNFTPVVRNDYRLGAPARGAWKEIFNTDAAMFGGSNVGNLGEVWTQDIPWQNRQCSLNIKLPPLAAVYFKLER
- a CDS encoding thioesterase family protein, producing the protein MAVAMEENENPVKFEKLFKVTPEMIDENKHMNNVWAVQWVQDISIAHSDSVGATDVMYQLGCGWMIHTQFVEYKNQAFLGDEIRGTTWVASYSKVMSVRKCRFERVSDGKVVFESETQWVLMDMKKGRPFAIPQEIKDRFQVK
- a CDS encoding tetratricopeptide repeat protein, giving the protein MKKYSFRTGIMRKISQGKWMRSAAIALTLCVAGCNLFHPTGSRDAESDDSAALTRDGYLEFQKSNYDSARKFFNKAIRADSGNSEAWIGLSKSVLKTQDGLNVFELASLAQKTEKDGKSSNGFLDMSDAKADSISRGIDSVLFYLDKFIARDTTDRTDKKVRFSTIADSYTILQLTKAALRIRNVHTQLTNVVSADNAGMMVNLNTLNDLGDSLKPFLNDMAAAAEAIKASPESAAEIIKAYLPDSTRDAFNDEDYADISVGLANTVIELNDRAQTVGEDRNDVFFKFGNHIDDDGDGCVDEEVVDNYDNDGDGEVDEDARDYRTVVLVKRPQNYAELVAQGMDPKTYDLTKAQVDTLKFIGSYQSVDINMDGTFGPADRSLPEEYWQPLDESEWHYVYRDPNMRDSLDNHLLKFAIDLSFPGKDLDEKIKNKELIRNDTNVNNIKYNLQKRKEMVGGCWKYYTEEQFLQWFEGRIVK
- a CDS encoding YkgJ family cysteine cluster protein; the protein is MNAYKEYFPTKAYRIAEMRLSTLLRVERDRLDAIAASLGRESAIGPDNLREQLPEILKFTEAYHTAYDLYLKAVLVQQPRPIQCRPACGNCCHHYPMSVEPFELIFMYSELRKRDDLLSLMEACQMRSDKFESLFESRKEEGFSEDDAEDKALHDYFSWWRSCPFSDMAGDCTVYPLRTVSCRMYFSETDPQYCTPDMLQTEKNDSYIVYMPDVVEDAVYGISEHYAALELPESFFGGLLALNGYEGVLGA
- a CDS encoding transporter substrate-binding domain-containing protein, with protein sequence MRIRYVIFNIFIGALLAINTGCKGTSKDQLTSASKANSPKYTIGVEQSSSIQASIEKQLPKANIKPYPDLITAYFALQVGEIDALAYNEIVLYHTFNDSMSGLTYIPNDIDIPNEIVIGMNKHSSIPDLKGIINKLIDSLNAAGTLTELNDHWNKNSKKNPLISPKKNDSEQVLRIATSADVPPFSFISENQIMGIDLDIIKLLEEKLNVNATIIKTERNKLVNALKNNEADLIISAFTKADEYTDDIDFSKPYYIGKTAFAVRQDNFNKEESLSKVPKMTYLEPKKPDEIYKLADLSGKFVGVQTGTTLDEQVQQLIKLPRIQYFAHIPEMTKALEQRTIDAIAVDYSVAETILKNHSDFSILKDRLNKDEFGIAIRKNSPLKARIDSSISVLQKKGEIRRIKEKWSKNKSAVRVMQQDWIGNDTLIVGTEALYAPYEFYQWGELSGIDIDIMYTIGKMLNKNIKFADMNFDVLIPSLVNEKTDLCIAAMSITEERSNSIDFSIPYDKNESVIVVHTPQHALEKISDSTGVLSRLFQNIQNIFN